A single window of Flavobacterium aestivum DNA harbors:
- a CDS encoding helix-turn-helix domain-containing protein — MSTEIKTKHIGRNISRIRELRGIKQEVLAKAIGVTQQSVSNMEASETIEEEKLVEVAKALGVSVEAIKNFSEEGVINYFNYIHDNDFNNIVVGNSCTGFSPNYTYNPLDKLVEAYEESKRLYERLLDEKNEKISYLEKLVNK; from the coding sequence ATGAGCACAGAAATTAAAACAAAGCATATTGGCAGAAATATTAGCCGTATAAGAGAGCTTAGAGGTATAAAACAAGAAGTATTAGCTAAAGCTATTGGTGTAACTCAACAGTCAGTTTCTAATATGGAAGCAAGCGAAACCATAGAAGAAGAAAAACTTGTGGAAGTTGCAAAAGCTCTAGGAGTTAGTGTAGAAGCAATCAAAAACTTTTCGGAAGAAGGGGTTATAAATTATTTTAATTATATACATGACAACGATTTTAATAATATTGTTGTTGGAAATAGCTGTACTGGATTTTCTCCAAATTACACTTACAATCCGCTTGATAAACTAGTTGAAGCTTACGAAGAAAGTAAAAGACTTTACGAGCGTTTGTTAGATGAAAAAAATGAAAAAATCTCTTATTTAGAGAAATTAGTCAATAAGTAA